Genomic segment of Pongo pygmaeus isolate AG05252 chromosome 1, NHGRI_mPonPyg2-v2.0_pri, whole genome shotgun sequence:
atttaaataagattcaaataaataaataatttttaaataaacaagtgTAAGAGTGAAAAATCAACATATTCTGAATATGAATCCTGGCCCTTCCCCATCTCCCAGCAAATCTCAGGGGTCACCAAAATTGTTAGCATCTAAAAACCAAAGATGAGGCGgggtcgtggctcacgcctgtaatcccagcactttgggaagatgaggcgggcaaatcacttgaggtcacgagttcaagaccagcctggccaacatggtgaaaccccatctctactaaaaatacaaaaattagccaggtgtggtggcgcacacctgtagtcccagctactcgggaggctgaggcaggagaattgcttgagacctggagttggaggttgcagtgagctgaggtcgcgccactgcactccagcctgggcgacaagaacaagactctgtctcaaacaaacaaacaaacaaacaccacagtcccaggactttgggaggccgaggcaggcagatggcttgagcccaggagtttgagaccagcctgggcaacatggtgaaaccttgtccctGCAATacataaaaaaattggccaggcgtggtggcgcacacctgtagtcccagctactttggaggctgaggtgggaggatagcttgaaccctggaggtggaggttgcagtgagctgtgatcgcaccactgcactccagcctgggtgacagagtgagaccctgtctcaaaccaaaccaaacccaagcaaaacaaaaaaaaaaacccaggattttctatttatttttatcattttagatGCCCTGTTAAACATGGTATatgtttcctgatttcttttcttttcttttttttgagacggagtcttgctgtgttgcccaggctggagtgcagtggtgcgatctcggctcactgcaagctctgcctccagggctcaagcaattctcctgcctcagcctcctgagtagctgggactacaggcacccgccaccacgcctggctaattttttgtatttttagtagagacagggtttcaccgtgttacccaggatggtctcgatctcctgacctcgtgatccgcccacctcatcctcccaaagtgttgggattacaggcgtgagccaccgtgcccagcccatttcctGATTTCTTAATGCTGACGTACGGTGCTagaatcttccttttcttttggttACTTTATCCCATCTCTGCCAGTTGTCTTCCTGCTTCGACAGAACCAACCCAAGGCACAGGCACCGAGGAAGGTGACTAGACCTACAGTCACTTGCTTCAGTTCCCTGGGGTTGCTGAACAatataccacaaactgggtgttAAACTTCACaccacagaaatgtattctctcatagttctcCAGGCCAAAAGCCCAAAATTCATGTGGACTAAATGACCAAGATTGTCAGgctggttaaaaacaaaaaacaaaaacaaaaaaaatcaggcagggcatggtggctcacatctgtaatttcagcactttggaagcaaagcctagaggattgcttgagcctgggagtttgagaccagcctgggcaacatagtgagaccccacctctaaaaaaaaaaaatagccaggcatggttgtgtgtgcctgtgcctgcagtcccagctactcaggaggctgaggcacaagaattgcttgaacccgggaggcagaggatgcggtgagccgagattgcgacactgcactccagcctgggcaacagagcaagaccgtgtctcaaaaataaaatgaaacaaaacgccaggcgcggtggctcacacctgtaatcccagcactttgggtggatcacctgaggtcaggagttcaagaccagcctggccaacacagtgaaaccccgtctctactaaaaatgcgaaaaattagtggggcttggtggcaggtgcctgtaatcccagctactcgggagcctgaggcaggagaattgcttgaacccgggaggcagaggttgcagtgagccgagatcatgccattgcactccagcttgggggacaagaacgaaactccgtctcaaaaaaaaaaaaaaaaaaaaaaaaagaaaggaacaaaacaaacaactggCTCTATGTGGCTTCCAGAGACAAGAATCATCTGAAACATAAAGACACAGGAAGTTTGAACATCAAGCAATGGAAAGAAGCATACCACACAAATATTAAGTAAAAGGAAGCAGGTGTAGATATATTACCAATGTCATTAACATATTACCAATGTCATTAACATATTAACAAAGATCATGGAAGAAAGCATAATAGACACAGGAGGTCCCATAACGATAAAAGCTTGAGCCCCCTCCCctaccttcccttcccttctccgcCATCGCCATCATCTGTGGTGGACCCCGCTTCTCGCCGTGTCTTCTCACCAGACTTTCAGAATTAAGCGATTCCTGGCcaagaagcaaaagcaaaatcgTCCCATTCCCCAGTGGATTCAGATGAAAACTGGTAATAAAATCAGGTACAACTCCCAAAGGAGACACTGGAGAACAGCCGAGCTGGGTCTGTAAGAATTGCGTGGGAGATGGCACACATATTTATGCTGAAGGTCATACCTGAAGGTCTCAATCGCGTTACCATATCAAGCTGGAAATGTCACCACGATCTGGAGAGTTGAACATGTTTTATTaggagtaatttttttcttttttcttttctttttctttttgagacagagtttgctcttgttgcccaggctggagtgcagtggcgcgatcttggttcaccataacctctacctcccgggttcaagcgattctcctgcctcagcctcccgaatagctgggattacagacatgcaccatcacacccggctaattttctttcttttttttttttttttttgagacggagtctcgctctgtcgcccaggctggagtgcagtggcgcgatcttggctcactgcaagctccgccttctgggttcacgccattcttctgcctcagcctcccgagtagctggggctacaggcacccgccaccacgcctggctaattttttgcatttttagtagagatggggtttctccgtgttggtcaggctggtctcgaattcccagcctcaggtgatctgcctgcctctgcctcccaaaatgctgggattacaggcgtgagccactgcacctggcctggggatctattttttctctctgaatctGTTATGAATGCTTTGGTTGGTTGGGTTCAGTAATAAACATGTGAgacctttcatttttttaaaaaagggttgAGCTCAATAGTAAATTAATTTCAAACTTGTGTGCATTCAATAACATAGTCACACAATATATAACTTCTAGTTACAAACTTCAATATTCTACTTATGATGTAGGAAATCTTAACAGCTGCTTACAAGGAAGCCTTTGGTTAATATTTGGGCTCACTTACAAACTAACTTAAACTTCCTTAAACCTTTTTTTATACAGGATCACTAATGTtggatatatggatatatgtgtgtttttttttttttgagacggagtctcgctctgtcgtccaggctggagtgcagtggcatgatctcagctcactgcaagctccacctcccaggttcacgccattctcctgcctcagcctcccgagtagctgggactacaggtgcccgccaccacgcccggctaatttttgtatttttcgtagagatgggatttgactgtgttagccaggatggtcttgatctcctgacctcgtgaaccacccacctcggcctcccaa
This window contains:
- the LOC129008940 gene encoding large ribosomal subunit protein eL39-like, which gives rise to LLAVSSHQTFRIKRFLAKKQKQNRPIPQWIQMKTGNKIRYNSQRRHWRTAELGL